Proteins encoded by one window of Bos indicus x Bos taurus breed Angus x Brahman F1 hybrid chromosome 12, Bos_hybrid_MaternalHap_v2.0, whole genome shotgun sequence:
- the CYSLTR2 gene encoding cysteinyl leukotriene receptor 2: protein MERKLVSLSPSISASEMETNSTFSDHHSNRNCTAEDFKREFYPIVYLVIFIWGALGNGFSIYVFVQPYRKSTSVNIFMLNLATSDLLFTATLPFRVDYYLRGSNWIFGDLSCRIMSYSMYVNMYSSIYFLTVLSVVRFLATVHPFRLLHATSVRNAWIVCGIIWIFIMASSTTLLNNGSELKGNVTLCLELNRNKAPKLKTMNYIALVVGFLLPFCTLSICYMLIIRALLKAEVPELGLRLSHRKALTTIIIALVIFLLCFLPYHILRTLHLLQWTADICRDSLHKAVAITLALAAANSCFNPLLYYFAGENFKDRLKSALRKDHPQEPKCSFPFCVWLKNETRGTLQESLLLQNKRINQDKGKHDI, encoded by the exons ATGGAAAGAAAACTTGTGTCCTTATCTCCATCCATATCCGCATCAGAAATGGAAACCAACAGCACCTTCAGTGATCACCATAGCAACAGGAACTGCACAGCTGAAGACTTTAAGAGAGAATTTTACCCCATCGTGTACCTGGTAATATTTATCTGGGGAGCCTTGGGAAATGGCTTTTCCATATATGTTTTCGTGCAACCTTATAGGAAGTCCACATCTGTGAACATTTTCATGCTCAATCTGGCTACTTCAGATCTCTTATTCACAGCCACACTGCCCTTCAGGGTGGACTATTACCTCAGAGGGTCCAATTGGATATTTGGGGACCTGAGTTGCAGGATTATGTCTTACTCTATGTATGTCAACATGTACAGCAGCATTTATTTCCTGACTGTGTTGAGTGTGGTGCGTTTCCTGGCAACCGTTCACCCCTTCCGGCTCCTTCATGCCACTAGCGTCAGGAATGCCTGGATTGTTTGTGGCATCATATGGATCTTTATCATGGCTTCCTCAACAACGCTTCTGAACAATGGCTCTGAGCTGAAGGGCAATGTCACGTTGTGCTTGGAGCTGAATCGTAATAAAGCTCCTAAACTGAAGACCATGAACTACATTGCCTTGGTGGTGGGCTTTCTGCTGCCCTTCTGCACACTCAGCATCTGCTACATGCTGATCATTCGAGCTCTGTTGAAGGCGGAGGTCCCAGAATTAGGGCTGCGGCTTTCTCACAGGAAGGCATTGACCACCATCATCATTGCCTTGGTCATCTTCCTCCTGTGTTTCTTGCCCTATCATATACTGAGAACCCTCCACCTGCTTCAGTGGACGGCGGATATATGCAGAGACTCGCTGCATAAAGCTGTGGCCATCACACTGGCTTTGGCGGCAGCCAACAGCTGCTTCAACCCTTTGCTTTATTACTTTGCTGGGGAGAATTTTAAGGACAGACTAAAGTCTGCACTCAGGAAAGATCATCCACAGGAACCAAAGTGCAGCTTTCCTTTCTGTGTGTGGCTGAAAAACGAAACAAGAGG AACCCTACAGGAGAGTTTGCTTCTCCAAAATAAGAGAATAAACCAAGATAAAGGAAAACATGACATCTAG